The Candidatus Wallbacteria bacterium genome has a segment encoding these proteins:
- a CDS encoding DUF3857 domain-containing protein, protein MMMKAAFLIILMFTLQLWSDTVTLNNGDEIYGKITAIGKESVKISDLKGKDHDFAKKDLLKVSFLGFKKLEGENTPAEIKSKELRDLLKEDLSEAKYPDAGHINLIDEARVSLSKDGSATERDHIAAKILKERSRDLSNVRFYYKKGEETQNIDFARTILDKDLFYLNEESIQDESVFYQLKAYEKTHCVKFAVPRAAIGSVIEYGFTKKTLKTDILHPFFGEFYFREQDPKKICRLVVEVPKGSNFVFEIGNNQENKVKLKKEISADKETYTFSADNLPGYISEDEMPPYKMVFPYVTYGIDYGFDKLAKEIQARLEENLGKSDEVGKKVDEICGKLKDDKEKAVAIFDYVVREIPQQPVSMQHYSYLPKPVSEIFQNRFANRLDMAFIYYAMLKRAGIDCDFCYGISKVDGKINGKLGNIGQFDFNCVYLKKEDKYVAPLSDSMAFDELYDSYQDSDVFDVNTGKFGKTPLLKPEAEGYADRVKISLSGDYALSASESCEFFGARAMDIRSKKAMNKAELDKEVERQVSGIHPNARVKNYKYENLQELSRKPAFSCEYQIGNYALHAGKFMVFRLPGLDYSASSVGKTDREYPFYWNSCERDAQEFEIKLPEGYKIYYMPEPINAKAGPVAYKASFTEKGGVIVFSDEMVKNGELLDVKDYKDYKSLMEKRAKLGQEYIVIEKQ, encoded by the coding sequence GACCTGCTGAAAGTTTCTTTTCTCGGCTTCAAGAAGCTGGAAGGGGAGAACACTCCGGCTGAAATCAAGAGTAAGGAACTCAGGGATCTTTTAAAGGAAGACTTGAGCGAAGCAAAATATCCGGACGCCGGACATATCAACCTGATCGACGAAGCCAGAGTGTCATTATCAAAAGACGGGTCTGCGACTGAACGCGACCATATTGCAGCCAAGATTCTCAAAGAGCGTTCCCGCGACCTTTCCAATGTAAGGTTTTATTACAAAAAGGGAGAGGAGACCCAGAATATTGATTTTGCCCGCACGATTCTGGATAAGGACCTGTTCTACCTGAATGAAGAATCGATCCAGGACGAATCCGTTTTTTATCAGCTGAAGGCTTATGAAAAGACGCATTGCGTCAAATTCGCGGTTCCTAGAGCTGCGATCGGTTCGGTGATCGAGTATGGTTTCACGAAAAAGACCTTGAAGACAGACATCCTGCACCCGTTTTTTGGTGAATTCTATTTCAGAGAACAGGACCCCAAAAAAATCTGCAGGCTGGTAGTGGAAGTTCCCAAGGGTTCCAATTTCGTGTTTGAGATCGGAAACAACCAAGAGAACAAAGTGAAACTGAAAAAAGAAATCTCAGCGGACAAGGAAACATATACATTTTCCGCTGATAACCTTCCCGGTTATATCTCAGAGGATGAGATGCCTCCTTATAAAATGGTCTTTCCTTATGTGACCTACGGGATCGACTATGGCTTCGATAAACTGGCTAAAGAAATCCAAGCAAGACTCGAGGAAAATCTCGGGAAATCAGATGAAGTCGGAAAAAAAGTGGATGAAATCTGCGGAAAACTGAAAGATGACAAGGAAAAAGCTGTTGCGATTTTCGATTATGTGGTACGGGAAATCCCACAGCAGCCTGTTTCAATGCAGCATTATTCCTATCTGCCGAAGCCGGTTTCTGAAATCTTCCAGAATCGATTCGCCAACAGGCTGGACATGGCATTTATCTATTACGCGATGCTGAAACGTGCCGGTATAGACTGCGATTTCTGCTACGGTATCAGCAAGGTTGATGGAAAGATCAACGGAAAGCTCGGGAACATCGGTCAGTTCGATTTCAACTGCGTGTATCTTAAAAAAGAAGACAAGTATGTGGCACCGCTCAGCGATTCGATGGCATTCGATGAGCTTTATGACTCATACCAGGATTCGGATGTATTCGATGTCAATACAGGAAAATTCGGAAAAACACCTCTGCTCAAGCCAGAAGCTGAGGGCTATGCGGATCGAGTGAAGATCAGCCTGTCCGGCGACTATGCGCTCAGCGCGAGCGAATCATGTGAATTTTTCGGTGCCAGAGCAATGGATATCAGGAGCAAAAAAGCCATGAACAAGGCAGAACTGGACAAGGAAGTGGAGAGACAGGTGAGCGGCATCCATCCCAATGCCAGGGTGAAAAACTACAAGTACGAAAATCTCCAGGAACTTTCCAGAAAGCCCGCTTTCAGTTGCGAGTACCAGATAGGGAACTATGCTCTGCATGCCGGAAAATTCATGGTTTTCCGCCTGCCCGGACTTGACTACAGCGCGAGCTCAGTGGGCAAAACTGATCGGGAATATCCCTTTTACTGGAACTCCTGCGAGAGAGATGCCCAGGAATTCGAAATCAAGCTCCCTGAAGGCTATAAAATCTATTACATGCCCGAACCGATCAATGCCAAAGCCGGGCCTGTGGCTTACAAGGCGTCCTTCACAGAGAAGGGCGGGGTGATTGTTTTCTCTGACGAGATGGTTAAAAACGGCGAACTGCTTGATGTCAAAGATTACAAGGATTACAAGAGTCTGATGGAAAAGCGGGCCAAACTGGGCCAGGAATATATAGTGATCGAGAAGCAATAG